The Arachis hypogaea cultivar Tifrunner chromosome 16, arahy.Tifrunner.gnm2.J5K5, whole genome shotgun sequence genome contains a region encoding:
- the LOC140180053 gene encoding uncharacterized protein, which translates to MAEYEALILGLEILIRKWALEVQILGDSQLILKQLPKEFKCNKKLQKYLVTAWELLTSFRKVSLVHIPSIHNKIANVLAQIASRYRIGQKTLRKLTSIRQILVPADEREALCIGKWEDDYWRKPIAEYLKNPSIPVDRRVKLRAINFVLMADKLYKKGIDGSLLRCLSQDDKDIALGEVHKGICGAHQAGKKMKWVLNRNHVYWPSMIKDCIEYAKACLECQKHGSIQQIPASELHSIIKPWPFRDFIEEDIIHRFGIPQTLSTDQGTMFTGQRIKNFAASRNINMVTSTPYSAQANGQVEAANKILISLIKKQIGNRPRTWYETLSQVLWAYRNSPRGSTDTSPYKLVYGHDAVLPLEINLNTLRVSKQNDLPVDDYWNAMFDELNELDSERILALKNMIRQKESVARNYNHRIKEKYFSIGDLVLKVILPMEKKSRVLGKWSHTWEGPFQVIGLYLENAYRIKDIESGNIINSING; encoded by the exons ATGGCAGAGTATGAAGCTTTAATTTTGGGCCTTGAAATCTTAATTAGAAAATGGGCTTTGGAAGTCCAAATTCTAGGGGATTCTCAGTTAATCCTGAAACAATTACCGAAGGAGTTCAAATGTAATAAGAAGTTGCAAAAATATTTGGTAACGGCTTGGGAGTTATTAACCTCCTTTCGAAAAGTTTCTTTGGTTCATATCCCAAGTATTCATAATAAGATTGCTAATGTGTTAGCCCAAATTGCTTCGAGATATAGAATCGGCCAGAAAACCTTAAGAAAGTTGACCAGTATCCGTCAAATTTTGGTGCCTGCGGATGAAAGGGAAGCTTTGTGTATAGGCAAATGGGAAGATGATTATTGGAGAAAGCCTATTGCTGAATATTTAAAGAATCCCAGCATCCCAGTCGATAGAAGGGTAAAATTACGAgcaataaattttgttttaatggCTGATAAGTTGTATAAGAAGGGAATCGATGGAAGTCTGTTGAGATGTCTAAGTCAAGATGATAAAGACATTGCTTTAGGTGAAGTCCATAAAGGGATATGTGGTGCTCATCAGGCTGGGAAGAAGATGAAATGGGTACTGAATCGCAATCATGTATATTGGCCATCCATGATCAAAGATTGTATCGAATATGCAAAGGCATGTTTGGAATGTCAAAAGCATGGTTCGATACAACAGATCCCAGCATCCGAGTTGCATTCAATTATAAAGCCATGGCCGTTTAGAG ATTTTATTGAGGAAGATATAATCCATCGATTTGGAATTCCTCAAACTTTGAGCACTGATCAAGGGACTATGTTTACTGGTCAGCGAATCAAAAATTTTGCAGCTTCCAGGAATATCAATATGGTCACTTCAACCCCCTATTCTGCACAGGCTAATGGACAAGTCGAGGCAGCAAATAAAATTCTGATAAGTTTGATTAAAAAACAAATCGGAAATAGACCTCGAACTTGGTATGAAACGTTAAgtcaagtactatgggcttatcGAAATTCACCAAGAGGATCAACAGATACGTCGCCTTATAAATTAGTATATGGCCATGATGCTGTGCTACCATTGGAAATCAATCTGAATACTTTGAGGGTGTCAAAACAAAATGATTTGCCAgttgatgattattggaatgcaatGTTTGATGAGTTGAATGAATTAGATTCAGAGCGAATATTGGCACTCAAAAATATGATTCGACAAAAAGAAAGTGTTGCTCGAAATTACAATCATCGAATAAAGGAGAAATACTTCAGTATAggtgatttggttttgaaagttattttgccaatggaaaagaaatcgaGAGTTCTTGGCAAATGGTCCCATACTTGGGAAGGCCCTTTCCAAGTGATAGGATTATATTTGGAAAATGCATATCGAATCAAGGATATCGAATCAGGAAATATAATCAATTCGATTAATGGATAG